From one Rosa rugosa chromosome 4, drRosRugo1.1, whole genome shotgun sequence genomic stretch:
- the LOC133743398 gene encoding uncharacterized protein LOC133743398, with protein MNWVRQRGLVSLGRRLHTYDGPSESLKMKMAELEKMRKSKSFKKRKNRVFVEVPEPLTYLDTATMPMYLAAAGIALFAKLLMMYDDSRSQELIERKIRNAPADQGTVRMLSREEWEEIRAQRPRTPFESKLARPNARLRTGEPVRVEDLKDWTIDVFTDAFARAEESVRHGSK; from the exons ATGAACTGGGTGAGGCAGAGAGGGCTGGTTTCTTTAGGGAGGCGATTGCATACCTATGATGGGCCAAGTGAGagcttgaagatgaagatggcgGAGTTGGAGAAGATGAGGAAGAGCAAGAGCTTCAAGAAACGAAAGAACAGAGTGTTCGTTGAGGTTCCGGAGCCTTTGACGTACTTAGACACAGCCACCATGCCCATGTATCTCGCCGCTGCCGGAATAGCTCTCTTCGCTAAGCTCCTCATGATG TATGATGACTCAAGGTCGCAAGAATTGATTGAACGCAAGATAAGGAATGCTCCTGCTGATCAAGGCACTGTTCGGATGCTCAGTCGTGAGGAATGGGAAGAAATTCGAGCACAGAGGCCGAGGACTCCGTTTGAATCCAAACTTGCTCGTCCAAATGCCCGTCTAAGAACTGGAGAACCAGTGCGCGTG GAGGATTTGAAAGATTGGACAATTGATGTGTTCACGGATGCATTTGCTCGGGCTGAAGAAAGTGTTAGACATGGTTCCAAGTGA